The following proteins are co-located in the Polystyrenella longa genome:
- a CDS encoding transposase, translated as MLFPAKSPNMNAYLERFMRSLKSECLEKMIFFGPHSLERALKEYVAHYHCERNHQGLNNQLIEPDDEVGCVAGKIECRERLGGLLKYYHRDAALASLE; from the coding sequence GTGCTGTTTCCTGCGAAAAGTCCGAACATGAATGCGTATCTTGAACGATTCATGAGAAGTCTGAAATCGGAATGCCTGGAAAAGATGATCTTTTTCGGTCCGCACTCACTCGAACGAGCGTTGAAAGAATACGTCGCACATTACCATTGCGAGCGGAATCATCAGGGCCTCAATAATCAGTTGATTGAACCTGATGATGAAGTCGGATGCGTCGCCGGTAAGATCGAATGCCGGGAACGTCTCGGTGGGCTGCTCAAGTATTACCATCGCGACGCAGCTTTAGCCAGCCTCGAATAG
- a CDS encoding RNA polymerase sigma factor, translated as MSTVTQNRNDSSGLSLAIRLQRDSAEAWHDLVELYGPLVASWAKRTGLDATATEDIVQEVFLKIHRSIDQFDPTVKGATFRGWLWRVTRNAVLQSMRSKSFDARGGSTAQAQIAAFPDVWNEESLSVDPPSSTDDTAALLSRAMQQIESRVEPTTWQAFLRTVIESEPTEDVARDLGLTAAAVRKAKSRTLQRLRKQLGDQL; from the coding sequence ATGTCGACCGTTACCCAAAACAGAAATGATTCCTCCGGATTGAGCCTAGCGATCCGTTTGCAGCGTGATTCGGCGGAAGCCTGGCACGATCTCGTCGAATTGTACGGACCGCTTGTTGCCAGTTGGGCTAAGCGTACTGGACTTGATGCAACTGCGACGGAAGACATCGTTCAGGAAGTCTTTTTGAAAATCCATAGGTCGATCGATCAATTCGATCCAACTGTAAAAGGGGCGACCTTCCGCGGCTGGTTGTGGCGTGTCACCCGGAACGCCGTTCTGCAGTCGATGCGAAGTAAATCTTTCGATGCCCGTGGTGGCAGCACGGCTCAGGCACAGATTGCGGCGTTTCCTGACGTGTGGAATGAAGAGTCACTCAGCGTCGATCCGCCCAGTTCCACTGACGATACTGCGGCGTTGCTCTCGCGGGCGATGCAGCAGATTGAATCTCGAGTAGAACCAACGACCTGGCAGGCCTTTTTGCGAACTGTAATTGAAAGTGAACCGACTGAGGATGTTGCTAGAGATCTGGGATTAACGGCCGCTGCGGTCAGAAAAGCAAAGAGCCGGACGTTGCAGAGGCTTCGCAAACAACTGGGGGATCAGTTATGA
- a CDS encoding caspase family protein: MIRYFLLHMIIIGLGMQSFSRAAEVDVPRFALLVGVEKYAHLSSGEQLDGCSNDVVVMRQLLEERFGFEANQIETLTNEEATGTAIREALKRLSDRVRVLPDELPAAQVIFHFSGHGSQVPDQPSGPNHDEPDGLDETLVPHDASKQGSEEDLRDDELFQYVEEICHENRAHMWLVLDCCHSGSGARGTTKLRKLIREQEPVQSIGGNLTKRKLPSGAVMLAACRAREVEPEYRDGDQSYGLMTRFLVQVLNQENNISKLSYGLLRESIVSCYRRDPSVSQAPVPQLEGESSLITGGILGKTGVDRPQYWEVQKNGTDRSKMLLKAGAFHGVTAGSIYEVYDAAVEIELTGELSGHNGNSLGWLLVDSTSGATGTASYFQWNGDKQIIDKFPSKFTRGYAVERFHHHGSFELRLRIEQVTSESGDVSVLPPGSELVPPAIAAAINSTTRSTESPWLLRTDGEESCDVVLKIDGNYAALFPSTGFAYVAEDATTTRGDIPPSLKGGWGPFHIQTAKCQVEDDSDPMSLEQFLRSINRARNLLRISNTQVALAGNARGQSGSAIDVSLDLVAIDEFQDDGFTPHRWHRWEPEEDALIMEQGALYAFEVTNRESSGVPVYISVLSIDSNMGIDQILPFQDGVELIGEQTLTPGESRLTDCFECDAANFPGQRWAVVLATRTQNDFYMLSQPSLQTTRSLKTEESQSLGHLLMQQTYFQNTTRGDRRRRPVKLYDETWSAATLEWLAVPEK, translated from the coding sequence ATGATTCGTTATTTTCTCCTGCACATGATTATAATCGGTCTTGGAATGCAATCCTTCAGCCGTGCGGCTGAAGTCGACGTTCCCCGGTTCGCGTTACTCGTCGGTGTCGAAAAATACGCTCACCTTAGTAGCGGCGAGCAATTGGATGGCTGCTCAAATGATGTTGTAGTAATGCGGCAACTGCTCGAAGAACGATTCGGCTTCGAAGCCAATCAGATTGAAACGCTTACTAACGAAGAGGCAACAGGTACGGCGATCCGAGAGGCGCTCAAACGATTGTCCGATCGCGTTCGCGTTTTACCTGATGAATTGCCAGCCGCCCAGGTAATTTTTCATTTCAGTGGGCATGGCTCACAAGTCCCCGATCAACCGTCTGGTCCGAATCACGACGAACCCGACGGTCTCGATGAAACACTCGTACCACATGACGCGTCGAAGCAGGGGAGCGAAGAAGATCTCCGTGACGACGAACTTTTCCAATATGTGGAAGAGATCTGTCACGAGAATCGAGCACATATGTGGCTGGTACTTGATTGTTGTCACAGTGGTAGTGGTGCCCGCGGGACAACGAAACTCCGAAAGCTTATTAGGGAGCAGGAACCAGTACAATCAATTGGCGGTAACCTAACAAAGAGAAAACTACCCTCCGGAGCCGTGATGCTTGCCGCATGTCGAGCGCGTGAAGTCGAACCCGAATATCGTGATGGAGATCAGAGCTATGGCCTCATGACTCGCTTTCTGGTACAGGTCCTCAATCAGGAAAACAATATCTCAAAACTCTCTTACGGTTTGTTACGGGAATCAATAGTCTCATGCTATCGCCGTGATCCTTCTGTTTCACAGGCGCCTGTACCTCAGTTGGAAGGGGAGTCGAGTCTCATCACGGGGGGTATCCTGGGAAAGACGGGAGTTGATCGACCACAATACTGGGAAGTGCAGAAGAACGGCACTGATCGTTCCAAAATGCTGCTCAAAGCGGGGGCGTTTCATGGCGTAACGGCGGGATCGATTTATGAAGTCTATGACGCTGCGGTTGAAATCGAACTGACGGGTGAACTCTCCGGTCACAACGGGAACTCACTGGGCTGGCTCCTTGTGGACAGTACCTCCGGTGCCACGGGAACGGCGAGCTACTTCCAATGGAATGGCGATAAACAGATTATCGATAAATTCCCATCTAAGTTTACGCGTGGCTATGCCGTCGAGCGGTTCCATCATCACGGTAGTTTTGAGTTGAGACTACGAATCGAACAGGTCACGTCCGAGAGCGGTGACGTCTCTGTTTTGCCGCCTGGAAGCGAACTTGTCCCCCCTGCAATTGCCGCTGCAATCAACTCGACAACCCGATCTACTGAAAGTCCCTGGCTATTAAGGACAGATGGTGAGGAATCTTGTGATGTGGTCCTCAAGATTGATGGGAATTACGCGGCTCTCTTTCCATCCACTGGTTTTGCATACGTCGCTGAGGATGCAACTACCACGCGCGGTGATATCCCCCCTTCATTGAAAGGGGGATGGGGGCCGTTCCATATCCAAACGGCGAAGTGCCAGGTAGAAGATGATAGTGACCCGATGTCGCTGGAACAGTTTCTGCGGTCGATCAACCGAGCTCGAAACCTATTGCGAATTTCAAACACACAGGTCGCACTGGCAGGTAACGCACGCGGGCAATCTGGATCTGCTATCGATGTCTCACTGGATCTAGTTGCGATTGATGAATTCCAAGACGATGGTTTTACTCCTCACCGCTGGCATCGCTGGGAACCGGAAGAAGATGCTCTCATTATGGAGCAGGGGGCTCTTTATGCCTTCGAAGTCACCAATCGAGAGTCTTCGGGAGTTCCAGTTTACATCAGTGTGCTTTCGATCGATTCGAATATGGGAATCGATCAGATTCTCCCGTTCCAGGACGGAGTTGAACTGATTGGCGAACAAACACTCACTCCAGGAGAGTCTCGCCTGACGGATTGCTTTGAGTGTGATGCGGCGAATTTTCCAGGTCAGCGCTGGGCAGTAGTGCTTGCGACACGTACACAGAATGATTTCTACATGCTATCACAACCGAGCCTACAGACCACGCGGTCACTTAAGACTGAAGAGTCTCAGTCGTTAGGCCACTTGCTGATGCAGCAAACGTATTTTCAGAATACAACTCGGGGCGACCGTCGACGTCGACCGGTCAAGCTTTATGACGAAACATGGTCAGCAGCAACGCTTGAATGGCTGGCTGTACCGGAAAAGTAA
- a CDS encoding ECF-type sigma factor, which produces MEKSNFESLISNVQAGNEEAIQQLFDDYGEAIRREVRFSLLDHRLKRVVSESDVCQSVMMKLFVGLWAGNYEFETPNQLVALLKTMVRAKVADLARFWRAQRRDMRRDTSLDTHFAENISGELQTPSQIVSNAELMAMIRENLSEREVQILESRQQRMGWSEITEKLEIDSSPDALRKQFERALKRVVEKMETYATE; this is translated from the coding sequence ATGGAGAAGTCAAATTTCGAATCGTTGATTTCCAATGTACAGGCTGGAAATGAAGAAGCGATTCAACAACTGTTCGACGATTATGGCGAAGCGATTCGCCGTGAAGTTCGTTTTTCGCTCCTTGATCATCGGCTCAAACGTGTTGTGAGCGAAAGCGATGTCTGCCAGTCTGTGATGATGAAGTTATTCGTTGGTTTGTGGGCGGGAAATTACGAATTCGAAACACCGAATCAGCTGGTCGCTCTGCTCAAGACAATGGTTCGAGCCAAGGTGGCTGATCTCGCTCGGTTCTGGCGTGCACAACGACGGGACATGCGCCGCGATACCAGCCTCGACACTCACTTCGCAGAGAACATTTCGGGGGAGCTTCAGACGCCTAGTCAGATCGTATCCAATGCGGAACTTATGGCGATGATTCGCGAGAACCTTTCCGAACGAGAAGTACAGATACTTGAAAGTCGCCAGCAGAGGATGGGCTGGAGCGAAATCACGGAGAAGCTGGAGATCGACTCCAGTCCGGATGCCCTCCGAAAGCAGTTCGAACGGGCCCTCAAACGGGTAGTCGAGAAGATGGAAACTTATGCTACGGAATGA
- a CDS encoding protein kinase domain-containing protein: protein MPAISMKPCPPSEALRRYSLGNYNDDEGSVIEEHLTQCSSCEETLSQFDASGDSLVRHLPLAQRPSETSDVNNPGWLQQLMSGPPAENSDDADDAILAEPLQDGETTFGAYQLFGVLGKGGMGVVYDARHRQLGRPVAIKVVSPKLVAAKEAQRRFNREIEVLGALNHPGIVSATDAGRVGGAAYLVMERIDGVDLAALVRKTGPLSVSETCEIVRQLALALAAAHEAGAIHRDVKPSNVMIDRTGRAKLLDFGLAHLSDTIHNHSETSLGRLLGTLDYMAPEQADGAGITPAVDLYGLGASLFFLLTGRPPKTGEGERTLIQQIRAITEAEALRLDELRNDVPKELVDLVANLLENDAVQRISDAKEVATLLAQWTGPGVDQALKELVATIDIAEPRTAEEDSAVKESLLELLGDDAEEVLSTQAVPKPKTTGSGNRNGRRIMIAFAAMAPLLLLGIVIFLKTGEGTLRIESEVDDISVEVLDEQDQVQNLQIKNKEGETVLRAGKYKVRIKGSHDSIKVEPDEFVLTRNETEVARITRVNETTLLDKPTSAREPLFQGKSSSEWQKIFNKETDPIAKMNAGIALLSMSRHLEDQAQFRRILEIGGSVLSDAVGSRGEKMAVDLFFGRIYTFPDWPQSDEIKKKWDYFCETAQILCQQIDPMVIAKEITSQNLATDEFLFALTLHAAANDWEKALSVSISRNPKAIDLILTQFRHPDSTYLNRAALLARNNYLYLEKATEEAKEQLRLDMRTASQQFSEEFQSDEDRLFAEQLLNAAIHLKMQTPDLARITRMLLLIPASTFHGLGNNVRSRFLISDSFVSAEQETNLSTVRENSLPLWKLWVEEVADWLRKHPEDSPDANTMLQSLETTLRIRTEEDDWNLEGLREQLLLRLQRRYPPEPAETIKEVHTSTEDLLKYFVLAGGDLPEFVFENRPLTFNQSTLSQFQYLANEASDKAELNRHREMLTGLIATDPVTTIRIAIQSTGVQDFQSAFWLLQATVVPQKQHYFYESSIDPLFLLAVLSHFTGENEAVDERILSLFTDSAHRSDGFEGQLRKTMSVPFATRGLVKKYLGHMREKAVNKNLIEEIDKLLPMDYLEKSKTNAERVDNSTNIDPKTLAGMVALFNEQTADQRKELFEPDIPELTIEQLKQGIKAAAEIKRKLGYPDIAKLLDQIVSTGKLGNESRFLVGETGSGEGERIHRRILPSFALSLPGEKRHLIMLSSLDLTYRGDGFRSSTYGDDAPSRIQRREQEVSEEDENLSESLIVKRVSHKYDVSDIPADEHEALRSLLERLASVPDAVTTISQKGDEPDIWYINTKVEAHQRVRDKLKAWRNGDQSIPESLGLLEVQAAENLEEETDDNTPQPDIPPVKIRVVNEHGQPIPGAEVMMRLPDVQGVKLEVTGKTDESGIAMDRVLPYGKYYTTVRLPGGWYARYKDLNVEFDKGLDLEVVAPNLNERTQLIVLNQLGPMNNEAIKHLSFGQFESHLNGSAGYFPKFIPEPDKERDVYETFPTISNGITDVSIGVRIRIDREIKQINGEPLEWSWHPEDGDVDHDKFFLAGDQVQPHFTGDWQHALPDQESKFFKFSQGSGSDRRMVGYVVYNVGKSSTGPLKLDIPTGRLTFIVMGLYGTPTEEVLNDLQFDKELGENQRVFLTNNLPNDSAWIPRIMDVEGWTYHSGNDGTHLDHLVHMSINTRLGEPVEITIASPTVEEPASK, encoded by the coding sequence ATGCCCGCGATATCAATGAAACCCTGTCCCCCCTCAGAAGCACTCCGACGGTACTCCCTCGGAAACTACAACGATGATGAAGGCTCGGTCATCGAGGAACACCTGACGCAATGTTCCTCCTGCGAAGAAACATTGTCCCAGTTTGATGCGTCGGGAGATTCCCTCGTACGGCATCTCCCACTGGCTCAGAGACCCAGTGAGACAAGTGATGTCAATAACCCGGGCTGGTTGCAGCAACTAATGTCCGGTCCTCCTGCAGAAAATTCGGATGATGCCGACGACGCGATTCTCGCCGAGCCTTTGCAAGACGGTGAAACGACCTTCGGGGCATATCAGCTGTTCGGTGTCTTGGGCAAGGGGGGCATGGGGGTGGTTTACGACGCTAGGCATCGTCAGTTGGGGCGTCCTGTCGCGATTAAAGTTGTCAGCCCCAAACTGGTCGCGGCGAAAGAAGCCCAACGCCGGTTCAACCGGGAAATTGAAGTGTTGGGAGCACTCAATCATCCCGGCATTGTCTCTGCGACGGATGCCGGTCGTGTTGGAGGTGCGGCGTATCTGGTCATGGAACGCATTGACGGCGTCGACTTGGCGGCTCTCGTCCGTAAGACCGGGCCGTTGTCAGTTTCAGAAACGTGTGAAATCGTCAGACAATTGGCGCTGGCACTCGCAGCGGCGCACGAGGCGGGCGCGATCCATCGGGATGTGAAACCATCTAATGTGATGATCGACCGCACGGGACGGGCTAAACTGCTCGATTTCGGCCTCGCCCATTTGTCCGATACGATTCATAACCACAGCGAGACCTCATTGGGACGACTTCTGGGGACCCTTGACTATATGGCACCGGAACAGGCAGACGGAGCCGGAATCACTCCTGCCGTGGATCTATATGGGCTCGGAGCGAGTCTATTCTTTCTCTTAACCGGTCGCCCTCCAAAGACAGGGGAAGGAGAACGGACGCTCATCCAGCAGATTCGTGCAATCACCGAAGCGGAAGCCCTCAGATTAGACGAACTGCGGAACGATGTGCCAAAAGAACTCGTCGACCTCGTCGCGAATCTTCTGGAGAACGACGCCGTACAACGTATTTCCGACGCTAAGGAAGTCGCCACTTTGTTAGCTCAATGGACTGGCCCCGGGGTGGACCAAGCACTGAAAGAACTTGTTGCTACCATCGACATTGCGGAACCAAGGACTGCGGAGGAGGACAGTGCCGTCAAGGAGTCGCTCCTTGAACTTTTAGGTGACGATGCAGAAGAAGTCCTGTCAACACAGGCCGTGCCCAAGCCGAAAACAACGGGATCAGGAAATCGCAACGGTCGCCGAATCATGATCGCCTTCGCCGCAATGGCGCCTCTGTTGCTGTTGGGGATTGTCATCTTTCTGAAAACAGGGGAGGGAACACTCCGAATCGAATCGGAAGTCGATGACATCTCCGTCGAAGTACTAGATGAGCAAGACCAAGTCCAGAATTTGCAAATCAAAAACAAAGAAGGAGAGACTGTACTTCGCGCGGGGAAATACAAAGTCCGCATCAAAGGGAGCCACGATTCGATCAAAGTGGAACCGGATGAGTTTGTGCTGACGCGAAATGAAACGGAGGTGGCACGGATTACGCGGGTGAACGAAACAACTTTATTAGATAAACCTACATCTGCCAGGGAACCGCTGTTTCAGGGAAAGTCTTCATCTGAATGGCAGAAGATCTTCAACAAGGAAACGGACCCGATAGCGAAGATGAATGCGGGAATCGCGTTGCTTTCCATGTCACGCCATTTGGAGGATCAGGCTCAGTTCCGCAGAATATTGGAAATTGGAGGTTCTGTGCTGAGCGATGCGGTCGGTTCCCGGGGAGAAAAGATGGCTGTTGATCTGTTCTTTGGTCGGATCTATACATTTCCAGACTGGCCTCAAAGTGACGAGATCAAAAAGAAATGGGATTACTTCTGTGAGACTGCGCAGATTCTATGTCAGCAGATTGATCCGATGGTAATCGCGAAAGAGATTACCTCACAGAATCTGGCGACGGACGAATTTCTGTTTGCATTGACATTACACGCGGCCGCAAACGATTGGGAAAAAGCCCTCAGTGTCTCAATAAGCCGTAATCCGAAAGCGATCGATCTCATCCTGACCCAGTTCCGACATCCAGATTCGACCTACCTTAATCGCGCGGCCTTGCTGGCTCGAAATAACTATCTTTACCTAGAGAAGGCTACTGAAGAAGCGAAAGAACAACTGCGGTTGGACATGCGAACGGCGAGCCAGCAATTTTCCGAAGAGTTCCAATCGGATGAAGACAGATTATTCGCGGAACAGTTGCTGAATGCTGCCATCCATTTAAAAATGCAGACTCCCGATCTGGCGCGGATTACACGCATGTTACTGTTGATTCCTGCCTCAACATTTCATGGCCTTGGAAACAATGTACGTAGTCGGTTTCTCATCAGTGACTCCTTCGTCAGCGCCGAACAGGAAACGAACCTGTCGACGGTGCGTGAAAACAGCCTTCCGCTTTGGAAACTGTGGGTCGAAGAAGTGGCTGACTGGCTCCGCAAACATCCAGAAGATTCTCCCGACGCAAACACAATGTTGCAATCACTGGAAACTACTTTACGGATTCGTACCGAGGAGGATGACTGGAACCTCGAAGGCCTGCGAGAACAACTGCTCCTCAGACTACAGCGCCGTTACCCCCCGGAACCAGCCGAAACTATCAAAGAGGTTCACACTTCAACAGAAGACCTGCTGAAGTACTTCGTCCTCGCAGGTGGTGACCTACCTGAGTTTGTTTTTGAAAATCGCCCCCTGACCTTTAATCAGTCGACCCTGTCTCAATTTCAATACCTGGCCAATGAAGCGTCAGACAAAGCAGAACTGAACCGCCATCGTGAAATGCTAACAGGATTAATTGCCACGGATCCTGTTACGACGATAAGAATCGCCATCCAGTCAACCGGAGTGCAGGACTTCCAAAGTGCATTCTGGCTGCTGCAGGCGACCGTAGTCCCGCAAAAACAACACTACTTCTACGAGTCGAGTATTGATCCTCTATTTTTGCTGGCTGTTCTGTCGCACTTTACAGGCGAGAATGAAGCGGTTGATGAGCGCATCCTTTCTTTGTTTACCGATTCGGCTCACCGATCGGACGGGTTCGAAGGTCAGCTCCGCAAGACCATGTCGGTCCCCTTTGCAACGCGGGGGCTCGTCAAGAAATACCTGGGGCACATGCGAGAGAAAGCTGTCAACAAAAACTTGATCGAAGAAATCGATAAGCTGTTACCGATGGATTATCTAGAAAAGAGTAAAACGAATGCAGAAAGAGTGGATAATTCCACGAACATCGACCCCAAAACCCTCGCCGGTATGGTCGCCCTTTTTAACGAACAAACGGCTGACCAGCGGAAAGAACTGTTCGAACCGGATATCCCCGAACTCACTATCGAACAACTAAAACAAGGCATCAAGGCGGCCGCTGAGATTAAGAGAAAATTAGGATATCCGGATATTGCAAAACTCCTCGATCAGATTGTAAGTACAGGCAAACTAGGTAATGAGTCGAGGTTTCTTGTTGGGGAAACGGGGAGTGGAGAAGGGGAGCGTATACACCGGCGCATCCTCCCTAGTTTCGCTTTGAGTTTGCCTGGAGAAAAGAGACACCTGATTATGTTGTCGTCACTCGATTTAACTTATCGCGGCGATGGTTTTAGGTCGTCTACGTATGGTGATGACGCACCTTCCCGCATTCAACGACGAGAACAGGAGGTATCCGAAGAGGACGAAAACCTGTCAGAGTCGTTGATTGTCAAACGGGTCAGTCACAAATACGATGTCAGCGATATTCCCGCTGACGAGCACGAAGCCTTGCGATCGCTGTTAGAACGATTGGCTAGTGTGCCAGACGCGGTCACGACGATTTCCCAAAAAGGTGACGAACCAGACATCTGGTACATCAATACCAAAGTAGAGGCGCACCAGCGCGTGCGTGATAAATTGAAGGCATGGAGGAACGGGGATCAAAGCATTCCAGAATCGCTCGGTTTGCTAGAGGTACAGGCGGCAGAGAATCTCGAGGAAGAAACGGACGACAATACACCGCAGCCCGATATCCCTCCCGTCAAGATTCGCGTCGTCAACGAACATGGCCAACCGATTCCGGGTGCGGAAGTCATGATGCGGTTGCCGGACGTCCAAGGTGTCAAATTAGAAGTCACGGGTAAAACAGACGAGAGCGGCATCGCCATGGACCGAGTTCTTCCCTACGGTAAGTACTACACGACCGTGCGATTACCAGGAGGGTGGTACGCTCGCTATAAGGACTTGAATGTCGAATTCGACAAGGGGCTCGACTTGGAAGTTGTGGCGCCCAACCTGAACGAACGCACCCAATTGATCGTGCTCAATCAGCTCGGTCCGATGAACAACGAGGCCATCAAACACCTGAGTTTCGGCCAGTTCGAATCACACCTGAATGGGAGTGCCGGTTACTTTCCCAAATTCATTCCCGAGCCGGATAAAGAGAGGGACGTCTATGAGACATTCCCCACGATATCGAATGGAATTACGGACGTCAGTATCGGAGTCCGCATAAGGATCGACAGGGAAATCAAACAGATCAACGGTGAACCTCTGGAATGGTCCTGGCACCCTGAGGATGGAGACGTGGATCATGACAAATTTTTTCTCGCGGGCGACCAGGTTCAACCTCACTTCACCGGTGACTGGCAACACGCGCTGCCCGACCAAGAAAGTAAGTTCTTCAAATTCAGTCAGGGTTCCGGAAGTGATCGCCGAATGGTCGGTTACGTCGTCTATAACGTCGGAAAGTCGTCGACCGGTCCGCTCAAGCTCGACATACCGACGGGACGCTTGACCTTCATCGTGATGGGACTGTATGGAACACCAACCGAGGAAGTACTCAATGACCTTCAGTTCGACAAAGAACTCGGAGAAAATCAACGCGTCTTTCTAACGAACAATCTCCCCAACGACTCTGCCTGGATCCCCCGAATCATGGACGTCGAAGGGTGGACGTATCATAGCGGCAACGACGGTACCCATCTCGACCACCTCGTTCACATGTCGATCAATACCAGACTTGGAGAACCGGTCGAAATAACCATCGCGTCGCCAACAGTAGAGGAACCAGCTAGCAAATAA
- a CDS encoding serine/threonine protein kinase: MFSKEHPEEELSAADRYLDLWESGSESPVLKDFLNESTKLDLQELTDVLLIDQSERWAEGKGIPVEQYFENYPELSQHPEQSIDLIYGEFRNRTDANVAERSADLESRFPEWREKLQRQFEVARWMEEIDLSEIQRDVSTVSSNSTIPLSDPLTAAPLPFSDYQLDVELGEGAMGKVYRATQKSLGKTVAIKILGEIGRNNDELRERFLCEARMVASLHHPHIVDVHGLGRTNDNRYFLVMDYIDGKDLDKLTIHGRLSVEEIVPIMATIARAIDHAHSRGIIHRDIKPGNILVDSYGQVKVTDFGLSLQVDESPLEKSDDRQIIGTPQYMAPEQADRSLGSIDSRTDVYGLGGLLFTLLTGEPPVVGSSKMQVLAKLISPIPNRSPREVNLDIPVSVELICMKALKKDPQERFQSAREFEEALLKVKSGSYPREQAESSIRSVILNIRPNWAIPTVLFAICLTVLIAVMMLRTKESSELNPSIYTTSSDLAGKVNWQIMLYPGGKKHLETDLINLPQTINEGDSIRLNFQFEEAIYPYVVWIGTNPESKVQEINVLQSPQPDTNPVKELKLPGENELAFPLIKSAGTELCLLIFRNEPLPESASLTVHLKKIPQFSQQLQGPVVVDGQQIGHHIELPKEQEELLNRDLIAESRPLGNPELLITQPNILEMKEWIKSLPEDLGEVHYLLFQVNQDLN, encoded by the coding sequence ATGTTTTCAAAAGAACATCCGGAAGAAGAGCTTTCTGCCGCAGATCGGTATCTCGATTTGTGGGAGAGTGGCAGTGAATCACCTGTGTTAAAGGATTTTCTCAATGAGTCCACTAAACTCGATTTACAGGAACTTACGGATGTCTTGTTGATCGATCAATCCGAACGATGGGCTGAGGGAAAGGGGATTCCCGTTGAACAGTATTTCGAAAACTACCCCGAGCTTTCACAACATCCGGAACAGAGTATTGATCTCATTTACGGCGAGTTCCGAAACCGAACGGATGCGAATGTTGCCGAAAGATCAGCAGACCTTGAATCCCGTTTTCCTGAATGGCGAGAGAAACTTCAGCGTCAGTTTGAAGTCGCCCGCTGGATGGAAGAAATTGATCTGTCTGAGATTCAGCGAGACGTAAGTACGGTTTCCTCGAATTCAACCATCCCGCTAAGTGATCCACTGACTGCCGCGCCACTTCCCTTTTCCGACTATCAACTCGATGTAGAATTGGGTGAGGGGGCGATGGGAAAGGTCTACCGGGCAACTCAAAAGAGTCTTGGAAAAACGGTGGCGATCAAGATTCTGGGCGAAATCGGCCGGAATAATGACGAATTGCGAGAACGGTTTCTCTGCGAAGCTCGCATGGTTGCTAGCCTGCATCATCCGCACATTGTCGACGTTCATGGTTTGGGTCGCACCAACGATAACCGCTACTTTCTAGTGATGGACTATATCGATGGCAAAGACCTCGATAAGTTAACGATTCACGGTAGGCTTTCCGTGGAAGAAATCGTTCCGATCATGGCCACTATTGCAAGGGCGATTGACCATGCTCATTCCCGCGGGATCATTCACCGAGATATTAAACCCGGAAACATTCTGGTGGACAGTTATGGTCAGGTGAAAGTGACTGACTTCGGCCTGTCGCTTCAAGTGGACGAAAGCCCCTTGGAGAAGTCAGATGACAGACAGATCATTGGCACGCCGCAATACATGGCACCGGAACAGGCGGACCGTTCGTTGGGATCAATCGATTCCCGGACCGATGTTTATGGACTGGGCGGTTTATTGTTCACTCTTCTGACGGGGGAACCACCCGTCGTCGGGTCTAGTAAGATGCAGGTACTCGCGAAACTGATCTCACCCATACCTAATCGTTCCCCGCGCGAAGTCAATCTCGACATACCGGTCTCTGTCGAATTGATTTGTATGAAAGCTCTAAAGAAAGATCCCCAGGAAAGATTTCAATCTGCTCGTGAATTTGAAGAAGCACTCCTGAAGGTAAAGTCAGGATCTTATCCGAGAGAACAGGCCGAATCATCAATTCGTTCGGTGATTCTTAACATTCGACCAAACTGGGCAATTCCCACAGTTTTGTTTGCGATATGTTTGACGGTCCTGATTGCCGTCATGATGTTACGCACGAAGGAATCGTCTGAATTGAATCCGTCGATCTATACCACCTCGTCTGACCTGGCAGGCAAGGTGAACTGGCAGATTATGCTCTATCCCGGAGGAAAGAAACATCTAGAAACTGATTTGATCAATCTCCCACAGACGATCAATGAAGGGGATTCAATCAGACTCAATTTCCAGTTTGAAGAAGCAATTTATCCCTATGTCGTCTGGATCGGAACGAATCCGGAGAGCAAAGTACAAGAAATCAATGTATTGCAATCACCACAGCCAGACACCAACCCGGTCAAAGAACTAAAGCTTCCTGGAGAAAACGAACTTGCTTTCCCCTTAATCAAATCTGCAGGCACGGAACTCTGCCTGCTCATTTTTCGAAATGAACCCTTGCCAGAATCCGCCTCCCTAACAGTCCATCTAAAAAAAATTCCACAGTTTAGCCAGCAACTCCAAGGGCCAGTGGTCGTCGATGGACAGCAGATCGGCCATCACATCGAATTGCCGAAAGAGCAGGAGGAGCTGCTGAACAGAGACCTGATTGCCGAATCGCGTCCCCTGGGAAACCCCGAACTTTTAATCACACAGCCAAATATTCTGGAAATGAAGGAATGGATCAAAAGCCTTCCAGAAGATTTAGGAGAAGTGCACTATCTATTATTCCAGGTCAATCAAGATCTAAACTGA